The Caldisericota bacterium sequence GCATATTTCGCTTTCTTCTACTGCAGTTCTCTTAGCATGCTTAATCGGAATTCCCTTGGGCTTTTTAGTTGTAAACCACAAGGGTCTTTCAAATATTGTATTAAATATAGCAAATATCATCCAGACTATTCCATCCCTGGCGCTTTTTGCCTTTGCGATACCTCTGTTCGGAATTGGGGCAAAACCAGCAATTTTTGCTTTGTTTCTCTATGCCCTGCTCCCAATTATAAAAAATACTCTCTTGG is a genomic window containing:
- a CDS encoding ABC transporter permease; this translates as MGVINFITGHWSEIIQKTLEHISLSSTAVLLACLIGIPLGFLVVNHKGLSNIVLNIANIIQTIPSLALFAFAIPLFGIGAKPAIFALFLYALLPIIKNTLL